A stretch of the Deltaproteobacteria bacterium genome encodes the following:
- a CDS encoding diguanylate cyclase, with product MKKRISDLSLSTKFLGAIGIILIILTIWDIRYNAEKEKRISHQVIKDWAFLFAENVRVSLNELMKSNKMEMRFRLFESMSEELTGLKDVRVIRGNRTNEIFHEINEKDIIPKLEIDLKSYGRELSLLKEKLTNTSDSEDRLDLEDEILYVKENITLTLSEINELRRLKPIDIREQAKDAVDEEVIRTGRPIYLFEGDNARVLIPYKARKKGCTEQLGCHKYAKEGDVLGAINLEFSVETINKEIRENNIKMAGFWFMRLIVFFTIISLLLSFIITKNLQNILKTFKKISGGDLSVRVPVKNRDEIGTLSEGFNGMAASLESTKKELGQRLLELFTIYNISKTMNSTLEIEALLEQLVNNISESMKIEKILIMLVSEDREEIYVASAIGFDTGKALEYREKIGQGLYGRAILTGRKKLIEDIGDGPSPLPEELLSEEINSVLIIPFMRRGEVLGLICGYKDKPEKFNDSDVQLFNSIAEHVCVAMENTRLFEEIKKIAIKDGLTGLYNKLFFHEKLEMEQERAKRNKQSLSLLLMGLDNLKDYNDTNGQGAGDDLLKELSSFIKSSIRKIDIPCRYDEEELALILPETGKEGALKLAESLVEKINNHSFQHRKLQAPGFVYATIGVASLPDDAKTPHDLIRKADQALSRAKSEGSNRIILCA from the coding sequence ATGAAAAAAAGAATTTCAGATCTTAGTTTAAGCACTAAATTTTTGGGTGCAATCGGTATTATCCTGATTATCCTCACCATATGGGATATAAGGTACAACGCCGAAAAGGAAAAAAGAATCAGCCATCAGGTAATTAAGGATTGGGCCTTTCTCTTTGCCGAAAACGTAAGGGTCTCTCTCAATGAACTCATGAAATCAAACAAAATGGAAATGCGCTTTCGCCTTTTTGAATCTATGTCTGAAGAATTGACGGGCCTTAAGGATGTGAGGGTCATCCGTGGCAATAGAACGAATGAAATATTTCATGAAATTAATGAAAAGGACATTATTCCCAAACTGGAAATAGACCTCAAATCTTATGGCAGGGAACTATCCTTACTGAAAGAGAAGTTAACCAATACAAGCGATAGTGAAGACCGTCTGGACCTGGAAGATGAAATCCTTTATGTCAAAGAAAATATTACCCTGACCCTTAGCGAGATAAACGAACTGAGACGCCTTAAGCCCATCGACATCAGAGAGCAGGCAAAAGACGCTGTTGATGAAGAAGTAATCAGGACGGGCCGGCCTATTTATCTCTTTGAAGGTGATAATGCCAGGGTATTAATACCCTATAAGGCAAGAAAAAAAGGGTGCACCGAACAACTCGGCTGTCATAAATACGCAAAGGAAGGCGATGTTTTGGGGGCCATAAACCTGGAATTCTCCGTTGAAACAATCAATAAGGAGATCAGGGAAAACAACATAAAAATGGCCGGTTTTTGGTTCATGAGACTTATCGTCTTCTTCACTATAATCAGCCTGCTTCTCTCTTTTATTATCACAAAAAACCTGCAAAACATACTTAAGACCTTCAAAAAGATTTCAGGCGGTGATCTTTCCGTGAGAGTTCCTGTAAAAAACAGGGATGAGATAGGAACTTTATCGGAAGGTTTCAATGGTATGGCCGCATCACTTGAAAGTACAAAAAAGGAGTTGGGCCAGCGCCTGCTGGAACTTTTCACTATCTACAATATCAGCAAAACAATGAATTCAACCCTTGAAATAGAAGCATTATTGGAGCAGCTCGTTAACAACATCAGTGAAAGCATGAAGATTGAGAAAATTCTCATCATGCTTGTCTCAGAGGATCGGGAGGAAATCTATGTAGCCTCTGCAATCGGCTTTGACACCGGCAAAGCCCTGGAATATAGAGAAAAGATAGGGCAGGGTCTTTACGGAAGGGCCATCTTGACGGGACGGAAGAAACTCATTGAAGATATAGGCGACGGCCCGTCTCCTCTCCCTGAAGAACTGTTAAGTGAAGAAATAAACTCTGTCCTCATTATTCCCTTCATGAGGCGAGGCGAGGTGCTGGGACTCATCTGCGGTTATAAAGACAAACCGGAAAAATTTAACGACTCGGATGTGCAACTCTTTAACAGTATTGCGGAACATGTCTGTGTCGCCATGGAAAACACCAGGCTTTTTGAAGAAATCAAAAAAATAGCCATTAAAGACGGTCTGACGGGTTTGTATAACAAACTCTTTTTCCATGAAAAACTTGAGATGGAGCAAGAAAGAGCGAAGAGGAACAAACAGAGTCTTTCCCTCCTTTTGATGGGCCTTGACAACCTTAAGGATTATAACGACACTAACGGCCAGGGGGCAGGTGACGACCTGCTAAAGGAGTTGTCAAGCTTTATAAAATCAAGCATAAGGAAAATCGATATCCCCTGTCGCTACGACGAGGAAGAACTGGCGCTTATCTTACCTGAAACCGGCAAGGAGGGCGCTCTTAAGCTTGCAGAGTCACTTGTTGAAAAAATTAACAACCACTCCTTTCAGCACAGGAAACTGCAAGCTCCTGGCTTTGTTTATGCCACCATAGGCGTCGCTTCACTCCCCGATGATGCAAAAACCCCCCATGACCTGATTAGAAAGGCAGACCAGGCGCTTTCCCGGGCGAAATCAGAGGGGAGCAACAGAATTATCCTTTGCGCTTAA
- a CDS encoding cytochrome c family protein, with translation MHVKQIVTLLLFSIYFFFTQTALASAPKYIGSNACSCHKAHVSDWKLSTHGRAFETLKPGVKKRAKIKAGLDPQKDYTKEERCLKCHTTGYRKKGGFIDINKTADRIGVGCESCHGPGSEYLSLHESRPGNFDRSQAKSWGQTYGSENPQVCTACHNKKRRGLETNKEQVYKFHWKKSLKKRKTYHRQLFLKMKDYSRPNFYRFLS, from the coding sequence ATGCATGTCAAGCAGATAGTCACTTTGCTTTTATTTAGTATCTATTTTTTCTTTACTCAAACAGCCCTTGCCTCTGCGCCTAAATATATTGGTTCAAATGCTTGCAGTTGTCACAAAGCCCATGTATCGGACTGGAAATTAAGTACCCATGGGAGGGCCTTTGAAACGCTGAAACCGGGCGTCAAGAAAAGAGCTAAAATCAAGGCGGGACTTGATCCTCAGAAGGATTATACAAAAGAAGAGAGGTGTTTAAAATGCCATACAACAGGTTATAGAAAAAAAGGCGGCTTTATTGACATTAATAAGACCGCTGACAGGATTGGCGTGGGCTGTGAATCCTGCCATGGACCGGGCAGTGAATATCTTTCTCTCCATGAGAGCAGGCCCGGCAACTTCGACAGAAGCCAGGCAAAGTCATGGGGCCAGACTTACGGCTCCGAGAATCCCCAGGTCTGTACGGCTTGCCACAATAAAAAAAGACGTGGACTCGAAACTAATAAAGAGCAGGTCTATAAATTTCATTGGAAAAAATCGCTTAAAAAGAGAAAAACCTATCACCGGCAATTGTTTTTAAAAATGAAGGATTATTCTAGGCCGAACTTTTATCGTTTTTTATCATGA
- a CDS encoding DUF3108 domain-containing protein has product MMKLSRRKFIVQMALFAGWLLRPRLSFPSGSQFFGAPLAPPGGEAGEVALKNIDFFLKENVNYDINFLWFSKAAVGKLNFSREGPGFKAILEAETKGFIGFLTFYRKHSYISHMSYLPDSRQLRVDFFERHVKVGSNEEKTYTWTDYNRRVLRREEYKKGKKIEDVKELIPEGVIYEDILSAFYNVRLGYYGPIRRGRQFTVRSLPSDGVSTIEVSFTTKEDAIKSRDLFGNKFDENMFSARVKVPRDLFKSKTGEVSILFDDALVPVYGVVKDYIGFGDIMGILKREGEVVQAHSQRLIGKDG; this is encoded by the coding sequence ATGATGAAACTGAGCAGAAGAAAATTTATAGTCCAGATGGCGCTTTTTGCAGGATGGCTCCTTAGGCCCCGTCTGTCTTTCCCTTCGGGCTCTCAATTCTTCGGGGCGCCTTTAGCCCCTCCTGGCGGGGAAGCGGGTGAAGTTGCATTAAAAAATATCGATTTCTTTCTTAAAGAGAACGTTAATTACGATATCAACTTTCTCTGGTTTAGCAAGGCAGCGGTTGGAAAGCTGAATTTTTCAAGAGAGGGGCCGGGCTTTAAGGCTATTCTTGAAGCGGAAACAAAGGGGTTTATCGGTTTTCTTACCTTTTACAGGAAGCATAGCTATATTTCTCACATGTCATATTTACCTGATTCAAGGCAGTTGCGTGTCGATTTTTTCGAAAGGCATGTTAAAGTCGGCAGCAATGAGGAAAAAACCTATACCTGGACGGATTACAACAGGCGGGTGTTGCGCCGTGAGGAGTACAAAAAGGGAAAAAAAATAGAGGATGTAAAAGAGCTTATTCCCGAGGGCGTCATCTATGAAGATATTTTGTCGGCTTTTTACAATGTAAGGCTTGGTTATTACGGGCCGATCAGGCGGGGCAGGCAGTTTACCGTCCGTTCATTGCCCAGTGACGGTGTCTCAACGATTGAAGTTAGCTTTACGACAAAGGAAGACGCCATCAAAAGCAGGGACCTTTTTGGCAATAAATTTGATGAAAATATGTTCAGCGCCAGAGTAAAAGTTCCAAGAGATCTGTTTAAGTCGAAAACAGGCGAAGTCTCCATACTTTTTGATGATGCTCTTGTCCCTGTTTATGGTGTTGTGAAGGATTATATCGGTTTTGGAGACATAATGGGTATTCTCAAGAGAGAGGGGGAGGTGGTCCAGGCCCATTCTCAACGATTGATCGGGAAGGACGGTTGA
- a CDS encoding endonuclease III domain-containing protein, which translates to MLKKVYNKMFEAYGPQHWWPGDSPFEIIMGAILTQNTNWTNVEKAISNLKEAGLLNPRGLNHIDKDQLAELIRPSGYFNIKAKRLKAFMAFLFRHFKGDLDAMFSLNLTEIRKALLEVKGIGPETADSILLYAGNYPAFVVDAYTKRIFSRLAILHEEHTYHQIQDYFMAHLEEDVQLYNEYHALIVRHGKEHCKTKPLCKECPLLDIPCPMGQGM; encoded by the coding sequence ATGTTGAAAAAGGTTTATAATAAAATGTTTGAGGCCTATGGCCCCCAGCACTGGTGGCCGGGAGACAGCCCCTTCGAAATCATTATGGGCGCAATACTGACTCAAAACACAAACTGGACTAATGTTGAAAAAGCTATTTCAAACCTGAAAGAAGCAGGCCTTTTAAATCCCCGGGGGCTAAACCATATCGATAAGGACCAACTGGCAGAACTTATTCGTCCTTCAGGTTATTTTAATATAAAGGCTAAACGTCTCAAGGCCTTTATGGCCTTTCTCTTCCGTCACTTCAAGGGTGATCTTGACGCCATGTTTTCCCTTAATCTGACAGAGATACGCAAGGCTTTGCTGGAAGTAAAGGGAATCGGACCGGAAACAGCCGATTCCATTTTGCTCTATGCCGGGAATTACCCTGCCTTTGTTGTAGACGCCTATACAAAAAGGATCTTTTCGCGCCTGGCTATCCTCCATGAGGAGCATACCTATCACCAGATACAGGACTATTTTATGGCCCATCTCGAAGAAGATGTTCAGCTTTACAACGAATACCACGCCCTCATTGTCCGCCACGGAAAGGAGCATTGCAAAACAAAACCGCTTTGCAAGGAATGCCCGCTGCTGGATATCCCCTGCCCTATGGGGCAAGGGATGTAA
- a CDS encoding rRNA pseudouridine synthase, producing the protein MNLIRLQKILARAGVASRREAEKIILSGKVKVNGKTVTELGTKADPEKDLIQVEGRKLSFAEKKVYYLLNKPTGYVTTMKDPRGRKTVADLLSSIEVRVYPVGRLDYDTSGLLIITNDGETANNLTHPKKEVDKRYEAKVKGIPSQEALSKLEKGIMLEDGMTAPARTRLLKKEGTRAWVEIIIHEGRNRQVRRMFEAIGHRVIKLKRVSLGPLKLGSLAPGKIRPLTAKERESLKALI; encoded by the coding sequence TTGAATCTTATAAGGCTGCAAAAAATCCTTGCCCGGGCCGGCGTGGCTTCCAGGCGGGAAGCGGAAAAAATCATCCTGTCGGGAAAAGTAAAGGTCAATGGAAAAACCGTTACCGAGCTCGGCACAAAAGCAGACCCCGAAAAGGACCTTATCCAGGTAGAGGGCCGCAAGCTCTCTTTCGCAGAGAAGAAAGTCTACTACCTCCTCAACAAACCGACAGGCTATGTGACAACCATGAAGGACCCCCGTGGCAGAAAAACCGTTGCGGACCTCCTTTCCTCGATTGAAGTAAGGGTCTATCCTGTGGGAAGACTCGATTACGACACATCAGGACTTCTTATCATCACCAACGATGGTGAAACGGCAAATAACCTGACACATCCCAAAAAGGAAGTAGATAAGCGCTACGAGGCAAAGGTTAAGGGCATACCATCACAGGAAGCTTTGTCGAAACTTGAAAAGGGTATCATGCTGGAAGACGGAATGACAGCCCCTGCCAGAACCCGCCTTCTTAAAAAAGAGGGGACGAGAGCATGGGTTGAAATTATTATCCATGAAGGGAGAAACAGGCAGGTGCGCCGCATGTTTGAGGCCATTGGGCACAGGGTAATAAAACTTAAAAGGGTCAGCCTGGGACCTTTAAAGCTCGGCAGCCTGGCGCCGGGGAAAATTCGTCCCCTTACGGCAAAGGAGAGGGAAAGCCTTAAAGCGCTCATTTAA
- a CDS encoding Ppx/GppA family phosphatase, producing MKLASIDIGTNTLRLLIGQVDGNGHIHDAVLKREITRLGGGFHGKKLHSDAKKRTLAALKGFALTLAEQGIKNVNASATSVIREAEDGHLFIDEIKVKTGIHAEVISGSREAALTLEGVLSALHGRERTALIFDIGGGSTEYIIAEKARVKGLKSLNMGVVSMTEKYLASDPPSQKDIEKISSVVEGFLAELKKELPQLPVIEKAHEPLLVGTAGTITTLAALHQDLKVYDSGKINNYVLTKQAIEALFQRLCRMTHSGRASIEALEEGRADLIIAGTIIVLKTMEEFRFNEMTISDYGLLEGLLIDLSRRKGAIP from the coding sequence ATGAAACTCGCATCCATAGATATAGGCACTAATACACTGCGTCTTCTCATCGGGCAGGTCGACGGCAACGGCCATATCCATGACGCTGTCCTGAAAAGAGAAATTACCCGTCTCGGCGGAGGCTTCCATGGAAAAAAACTTCACTCCGACGCAAAGAAAAGGACCCTTGCGGCCCTTAAAGGTTTTGCTCTAACCCTGGCAGAGCAGGGCATAAAAAATGTCAATGCATCGGCAACAAGTGTCATCAGGGAAGCTGAAGACGGTCATCTTTTCATTGATGAAATCAAGGTCAAAACCGGCATTCATGCAGAAGTCATCAGCGGCAGCAGGGAAGCGGCCCTCACCCTTGAGGGCGTTCTTTCCGCTCTCCATGGCAGGGAGAGGACAGCCCTCATTTTCGACATCGGAGGAGGCAGCACTGAATACATCATTGCAGAGAAGGCCAGGGTAAAAGGGCTCAAGAGCCTCAATATGGGTGTCGTGTCCATGACGGAAAAGTATCTTGCATCAGACCCTCCTTCTCAAAAGGACATCGAAAAAATATCTTCTGTCGTTGAGGGATTTCTGGCCGAACTGAAAAAGGAACTCCCCCAACTCCCTGTCATTGAAAAAGCCCATGAGCCCCTTCTTGTCGGCACAGCAGGAACGATTACCACCCTTGCTGCTCTCCATCAGGATCTCAAGGTTTACGACTCCGGAAAAATCAATAACTATGTTCTCACAAAGCAGGCCATTGAGGCACTTTTCCAGCGTCTTTGCAGAATGACTCATTCCGGGCGTGCTTCCATAGAGGCCCTTGAAGAAGGAAGGGCCGACCTTATCATCGCCGGCACAATAATCGTACTGAAAACAATGGAAGAATTCCGTTTTAATGAAATGACCATCAGTGACTACGGCCTCCTTGAAGGCCTCCTCATCGACCTTTCACGCAGGAAAGGCGCTATCCCTTGA
- the queF gene encoding preQ(1) synthase: MKYGEKDIKEARLEPWENPYTDRDYNIEICFPEFTCLCPRSGYPDFATIRLNYVPDKYVVELKSLKMYLNSYRDRGISHEEVTNKIFDDLKEALKPRKMEVVGDFNVRGNVKTVIKVSL; encoded by the coding sequence ATGAAATACGGTGAAAAAGATATTAAAGAGGCAAGGCTTGAACCCTGGGAAAACCCTTATACGGACAGGGATTATAACATAGAGATATGCTTCCCTGAATTTACCTGTCTTTGTCCGAGATCCGGTTATCCTGACTTTGCAACGATAAGACTCAACTATGTTCCCGATAAATACGTTGTCGAGCTGAAAAGTCTGAAAATGTACCTCAATTCCTACAGGGACCGGGGGATCTCTCATGAAGAAGTTACCAACAAGATATTTGATGACCTGAAAGAAGCTCTCAAACCCCGCAAGATGGAAGTCGTCGGTGACTTTAACGTAAGGGGAAACGTCAAAACCGTCATTAAAGTAAGTCTGTAA
- a CDS encoding peptidylprolyl isomerase, producing the protein MKFINSKATRLAITIAMYALIAAGCKENGIEESKKEETQPAPVTESKVTMPGQQKEDAFAKLPDVVATVNGAEISRSDLQKIHSMLATQVKMSSRAVSPEEIMDMALTELINMQVLKQESERQKISPSPEDIKKELGNIKANFPDEEAFKKAISEKNLTVEEIEKSVTQQLAVQTIIKKEVEEKISVSDSEIKKFYQDNPDYFKTDESVKASHILVKVDEKAEESAVAEAKKKIEDILARVKKGEDFAEAAKKSSEGPSGPNGGDLGYFTRGKMVKPFDETAFKLKKGEISDIIRTQFGFHIIKVVDKKEAGQTPMADVKEKIESFLKKSQGEKLFNDYVEKLRTAAAIERRF; encoded by the coding sequence TTGAAATTTATAAACAGTAAAGCAACCAGGCTGGCAATTACCATCGCCATGTACGCATTAATTGCCGCCGGCTGCAAGGAAAATGGCATTGAAGAGTCAAAAAAAGAAGAAACGCAACCGGCGCCGGTTACGGAAAGCAAGGTAACAATGCCGGGCCAGCAGAAGGAAGATGCCTTTGCAAAGCTTCCTGATGTGGTAGCCACTGTCAACGGCGCTGAAATATCCAGGTCAGACCTGCAAAAGATACATTCCATGCTGGCCACCCAGGTAAAAATGTCCAGCAGGGCAGTGAGTCCCGAAGAGATAATGGACATGGCGCTTACGGAACTGATCAACATGCAGGTTCTCAAGCAGGAAAGCGAACGTCAGAAAATCAGTCCTTCCCCTGAAGATATTAAAAAAGAACTCGGTAATATAAAGGCTAATTTCCCTGATGAAGAGGCTTTCAAAAAAGCTATCTCCGAAAAAAACCTGACTGTCGAAGAAATAGAAAAGAGTGTTACGCAACAGCTAGCCGTTCAAACAATTATTAAAAAGGAAGTGGAAGAAAAAATCTCTGTCTCCGACAGTGAAATTAAAAAGTTTTACCAGGACAACCCCGACTATTTTAAAACAGACGAATCGGTAAAAGCTTCCCATATCCTCGTTAAAGTTGATGAAAAGGCGGAAGAAAGCGCTGTTGCAGAAGCAAAAAAGAAAATCGAAGACATCCTGGCCAGAGTCAAAAAGGGTGAAGATTTTGCTGAAGCGGCAAAAAAATCATCAGAAGGCCCTTCGGGACCCAATGGCGGTGACCTTGGATACTTTACCCGCGGTAAAATGGTCAAACCTTTCGACGAGACTGCATTTAAGCTTAAAAAAGGCGAAATCAGTGATATTATCAGGACACAATTCGGCTTTCATATTATCAAGGTAGTCGACAAAAAAGAGGCCGGCCAGACCCCTATGGCCGACGTTAAGGAAAAGATAGAATCCTTCCTTAAGAAAAGCCAGGGGGAAAAACTCTTTAACGATTACGTTGAAAAACTTCGTACTGCCGCTGCCATTGAAAGAAGGTTCTAG